From Scleropages formosus chromosome 9, fSclFor1.1, whole genome shotgun sequence, one genomic window encodes:
- the ap1m3 gene encoding adaptor related protein complex 1 subunit mu 3 isoform X1 has translation MSASALFILDVKGKVLICRNYMGNTDMGEIDHFMPILNKREEEAAVSPLVTHGTSHFLWIKHSNLYLVAMTKKNANAALVYAFLYKIVEVFKEYFKELEEESIRDNFVTVYELMDEVMDFGFPQTTDSKILQEYITQKGHKLEVGAPRPPATVTNAVSWRSEGIKYRKNEVFMDVIESVNLLVSASGNVLRSEIVGSIKLKVVLSGMPELRLGLNDKVLFEITGREKSKAVELEDVKFHQCVRLSRFENDRTISFIPPDGECELMSYRLNTTVKPLIWIESVIEKYSHSRVEIKVKARSQFKNRSTANNVSIMVPVPSDADSPKFKTTMGSAKWVPEKNAVQWNIKSFPGGKEYMLRAHFGLPSVEADETEGKPPITVNFEIPYFTVSGIQVRYLKIIEKSGYQALPWVRYITQSGDYQLRTS, from the exons ATGTCGGCTTCTGCGCTATTTATTCTGGACGTGAAGGGCAAG GTACTCATATGCAGGAACTACATGGGAAATACTGACATGGGTGAAATTGACCACTTCATGCCCATTTTGAacaagagggaggaagaggcagCTGTCTCCCCCTTGGTCACCCATGGAACGTCACATTTTCTGTGGATCAAGCACAGCAACCTCTACC TGGTGGCCATGACCAAGAAGAATGCCAATGCTGCCCTTGTGTATGCTTTTCTCTACAAAATAGTGGAG GTGTTCAAAGAGTACTtcaaggagctggaggaggagagcattCGGGACAATTTTGTGACCGTGTATGAACTGATGGACGAAGTTATGGACTTCGGCTTCCCGCAGACCACAGATAGCAAGATCCTTCAGGA ATACATCACGCAGAAAGGGCACAAGCTTGAGGTTGGTGCTCCCCGGCCGCCGGCCACAGTTACCAATGCTGTTTCCTGGAGGTCTGAGGGTATCAAGTACAGGAAGAATGAAGTCTTCATGGATGTCATTGAGTCAGTGAACCTGCTG GTGAGTGCCAGTGGCAATGTCCTGCGCAGTGAGATCGTGGGCAGCATCAAGCTCAAGGTGGTCCTCTCTGGGATGCCGGAGCTGAGACTGGGACTCAATGACAAAGTGCTTTTCGAGATCACAGGCA GGGAAAAGAGCAAGGCGGTGGAGTTAGAAGACGTGAAATTTCACCAGTGTGTGCGCCTGTCTCGCTTCGAGAATGACCGCACCATCTCCTTCATACCCCCCGATGGGGAGTGTGAACTCATGTCTTATCGTCTGAACACAACG GTGAAGCCCCTCATTTGGATCGAGTCTGTGATAGAGAAGTACTCCCACAGTCGAGTAGAAATTAAGGTCAAG GCCCGGAGCCAGTTCAAAAACAGGTCCACTGCTAACAACGTGTCCATCATGGTGCCGGTGCCCAGCGATGCTGACTCTCCGAAATTCAAGACCACCATGGGCAGCGCTAAGTGGGTTCCAGAGAAGAATGCAGTTCAGTGGAACATCAAGTCCTTCCCA GGGGGGAAGGAATACATGCTGAGGGCTCACTTCGGGCTCCCCAGTGTGGAAGCAGATGAAACAGAGGGCAAGCCTCCCATCACTGTCAACTTTGAGATCCCCTACTTCACTGTGTCAGGGATCCAG GTCCGCTACCTGAAGATCATCGAGAAAAGCGGCTACCAAGCATTGCCTTGGGTGCGATACATCACACAGAGTGGAG ATTATCAACTACGGACAAGTTAA
- the c9h1orf210 gene encoding type III endosome membrane protein TEMP produces the protein MKSWGHSLCMVWCLWEVVIGSTLQNVGPCVVSTKEVLFNCSQQMLAAIPDQVWDNVTVLDISQNQLNLIHPKTLWELRRFRQLVKLNLSGNYLPLLEKDTLGIHPLLQVLDLSRCQLAGIEVGALQAFPKLQALFLGNNQLQDPLPVALKEPNTLAFLDLFGNSRLKTNPPYWLKIKSVLWPAESDGRESRDISQEAAEQNISKFMPLKRKLLARVEEESTRAGNNETDVNRNQSSKTWPYLVAVLVTAIFTSISIALAAKCKLLHRYLASYRHTLLREGDTCSQGVPAGHEMNPPSLDAARQGTDATVCEEPDDDGFIEDNYIQASEKERAERAAEELDDEGEVIDVHFSIG, from the exons ATGAAGTCCTGGGGCCACAGCCTCTGTATGGTTTGGTGTTTGTGGGAGGTGGTCATTGGCAGCACACTTCAAAATGTAGGACCGTGTGTGGTCAGCACCAAGGAG GTGTTGTTCAACTGCAGCCAGCAGATGCTGGCTGCCATTCCAGATCAGGTCTGGGACAATGTGACTGTGCTGGACATCTCTCAGAACCAGCTGAACCTTATTCACCCCAAAACCTTATGGGAGCTGCGGAGGTTCCGCCAGCTGGTTAAGCTGAATCTGTCAGGCAACTACCTCCCTCTTCTGGAGAAGGACACCCTGGGCATCCACCCACTCCTGCAGGTTTTGGACCTCAGCAGGTGCCAGCTGGCTGGAATAGAGGTGGGAGCACTGCAGGCCTTCCCCAAATTACAAGCGCTGTTTTTGGGAAACAACCAACTGCAAGACCCCCTGCCTGTTGCTCTTAAAGAGCCAAACACCTTAGCCTTTTTGGATCTTTTTGGAAACAGTCGTCTCAAAACCAATCCACCATACTGGCTTAAGATAAAGAGTGTCCTCTGGCCTGCAGAATCTGACGGCAGAGAATCAAGAGACATATCTCAAG AAGCAGCAGAGCAAAACATCAGCAAGTTCATGCCGCTCAAAAGAAAATTACTGGCACGTGTGGAAGAAGAGTCAACCAGAGCAGGAAATAATG AGACAGATGTGAACAGAAACCAGTCCTCTAAGACGTGGCCGTACCTGGTGGCCGTCCTGGTGACAGCCATATTCACCTCCATCTCCATCGCTCTGGCAGCCAAGTGCAAGCTCCTCCATCGCTACCTGGCCAGCTACCGGCACACTCTACTCCGCGAGGGTGACACATGTAGCCAGGGAGTCCCTGCAGGCCACGAGATGAATCCCCCCAGCCTGGATGCAGCAAGGCAAGGGACCGATGCGACGGTCTGCGAGGAGCCTGATGATGACGGTTTTATTGAGGACAACTACATCCAGGCCAGTGAGAAGGAGAGGGCAGAGAGGGCCGCAGAAGAGCTGGATGATGAAGGAGAGGTCATTGATGTTCATTTTTCCATCGGTTAA
- the tmem125a gene encoding transmembrane protein 125: MSEMEDFPPPPRGQADPARIQRDVLEEQVELWWFREPRKSLLCYCASVGLVLGCGLGGVLLLSTTTSQSSEWRLGAGTALCLLALAVLLKQLLSSAVQDMNCVRSRQRVEVLKSGGLSDVLVLMLAGLSLLACGAVLLDLALASGLPRPGLALNDMFISGVALLAAGGTTVLAVLVFSLVVFLRDRTGPGQRLRNQVVRVFTVSSHMNQNRRETTSSMANLI; this comes from the coding sequence ATGTCTGAGATGGAGGACTTCCCCCCTCCGCCCAGAGGCCAGGCTGACCCGGCACGGATCCAGAGGGAtgtgctggaggagcaggtggagcTATGGTGGTTCCGGGAGCCTCGCAAATCACTCCTGTGCTACTGCGCCTCAGTGGGACTGGTACTGGGCTGTGGCCTAGGTGGGGTGCTCCTGCTCTCCACAACCACCAGCCAGTCCAGCGAGTGGCGGCTGGGCGCAGGGACGGCCCTCTGCCTGCTGGCACTGGCTGTGCTACTCAAGCAGCTGCTGAGCTCCGCCGTGCAGGATATGAACTGCGTGCGGAGCCGGCAGCGTGTCGAGGTGCTGAAGAGCGGCGGCCTATCGGATGTTCTGGTCCTCATGCTTGCCGGACTGTCCCTGCTGGCGTGTGGCGCCGTGCTGCTGGACCTGGCATTGGCCAGTGGGCTGCCCCGACCTGGACTTGCGCTCAACGACATGTTTATCTCTGGCGTGGCACTGCTGGCAGCTGGCGGGACCACTGTGCTAGCTGTTTTAGTGTTCTCCCTTGTGGTCTTTCTACGGGACAGAACTGGCCCTGGACAAAGGCTGAGAAACCAGGTAGTGAGGGTCTTCACGGTCTCCAGCCATATGAATCAGAACCGCAGAGAGACTACCTCCAGCATGGCTAACCTCATCTAA
- the ap1m3 gene encoding adaptor related protein complex 1 subunit mu 3 isoform X2 — translation MGNTDMGEIDHFMPILNKREEEAAVSPLVTHGTSHFLWIKHSNLYLVAMTKKNANAALVYAFLYKIVEVFKEYFKELEEESIRDNFVTVYELMDEVMDFGFPQTTDSKILQEYITQKGHKLEVGAPRPPATVTNAVSWRSEGIKYRKNEVFMDVIESVNLLVSASGNVLRSEIVGSIKLKVVLSGMPELRLGLNDKVLFEITGREKSKAVELEDVKFHQCVRLSRFENDRTISFIPPDGECELMSYRLNTTVKPLIWIESVIEKYSHSRVEIKVKARSQFKNRSTANNVSIMVPVPSDADSPKFKTTMGSAKWVPEKNAVQWNIKSFPGGKEYMLRAHFGLPSVEADETEGKPPITVNFEIPYFTVSGIQVRYLKIIEKSGYQALPWVRYITQSGDYQLRTS, via the exons ATGGGAAATACTGACATGGGTGAAATTGACCACTTCATGCCCATTTTGAacaagagggaggaagaggcagCTGTCTCCCCCTTGGTCACCCATGGAACGTCACATTTTCTGTGGATCAAGCACAGCAACCTCTACC TGGTGGCCATGACCAAGAAGAATGCCAATGCTGCCCTTGTGTATGCTTTTCTCTACAAAATAGTGGAG GTGTTCAAAGAGTACTtcaaggagctggaggaggagagcattCGGGACAATTTTGTGACCGTGTATGAACTGATGGACGAAGTTATGGACTTCGGCTTCCCGCAGACCACAGATAGCAAGATCCTTCAGGA ATACATCACGCAGAAAGGGCACAAGCTTGAGGTTGGTGCTCCCCGGCCGCCGGCCACAGTTACCAATGCTGTTTCCTGGAGGTCTGAGGGTATCAAGTACAGGAAGAATGAAGTCTTCATGGATGTCATTGAGTCAGTGAACCTGCTG GTGAGTGCCAGTGGCAATGTCCTGCGCAGTGAGATCGTGGGCAGCATCAAGCTCAAGGTGGTCCTCTCTGGGATGCCGGAGCTGAGACTGGGACTCAATGACAAAGTGCTTTTCGAGATCACAGGCA GGGAAAAGAGCAAGGCGGTGGAGTTAGAAGACGTGAAATTTCACCAGTGTGTGCGCCTGTCTCGCTTCGAGAATGACCGCACCATCTCCTTCATACCCCCCGATGGGGAGTGTGAACTCATGTCTTATCGTCTGAACACAACG GTGAAGCCCCTCATTTGGATCGAGTCTGTGATAGAGAAGTACTCCCACAGTCGAGTAGAAATTAAGGTCAAG GCCCGGAGCCAGTTCAAAAACAGGTCCACTGCTAACAACGTGTCCATCATGGTGCCGGTGCCCAGCGATGCTGACTCTCCGAAATTCAAGACCACCATGGGCAGCGCTAAGTGGGTTCCAGAGAAGAATGCAGTTCAGTGGAACATCAAGTCCTTCCCA GGGGGGAAGGAATACATGCTGAGGGCTCACTTCGGGCTCCCCAGTGTGGAAGCAGATGAAACAGAGGGCAAGCCTCCCATCACTGTCAACTTTGAGATCCCCTACTTCACTGTGTCAGGGATCCAG GTCCGCTACCTGAAGATCATCGAGAAAAGCGGCTACCAAGCATTGCCTTGGGTGCGATACATCACACAGAGTGGAG ATTATCAACTACGGACAAGTTAA